A part of Pirellulaceae bacterium genomic DNA contains:
- a CDS encoding methyltransferase domain-containing protein: MNLTSSSSLTQAPAAQIVACNACGSSDTTPFFDLPELPVHVGNFYDDAASAKRTPRGSIELAYCQGCGHVFNQAFRSDLVDYQPGYEVALHHSPGFRNFMQSVAERLRDKYQLSGKTIVEIGAGSAWFLELLCQLGGNKGIGIDPTIGRPGCYEQNGVQLELIQARFDRRLHSRFEEWLPDFVCCLSVLEHIAQPQVLVQDLRSMVGSRNIGIYFEIFNAFRAFQRQEIWSIHYEQCSYFSESSFRRLFTSSGFQVLEGGGCYGEDQYLYLDCLPASVAAPVYGQSNLRPTVISDYQDSGVINNLPPEISQFACYFRQRCEIWSERFQDYRRQGKAVVFWGTGGKGVTFLNCCPCASAIEVVAEINPAKQGKFVPGSAQKIVAPEDLIDYQPDVIIVSNALYEQEIRDQASALGLRSEIHVA, from the coding sequence GTTCTTCGGACACGACGCCGTTTTTCGACCTGCCTGAATTGCCCGTGCATGTCGGCAATTTTTATGATGATGCTGCTTCAGCTAAACGGACCCCGCGCGGAAGCATTGAACTGGCTTATTGCCAGGGGTGCGGTCACGTCTTCAATCAAGCCTTCCGTTCAGACTTAGTCGATTATCAGCCGGGCTATGAGGTTGCACTGCATCATTCGCCGGGTTTCCGAAACTTCATGCAGTCCGTCGCTGAGCGGCTCCGCGACAAGTATCAATTGAGCGGGAAGACGATCGTCGAAATTGGTGCCGGTAGCGCCTGGTTTCTGGAACTGTTGTGTCAGTTGGGCGGAAACAAAGGGATTGGCATTGATCCAACCATCGGCCGGCCTGGTTGCTATGAACAAAACGGTGTCCAGTTGGAATTAATCCAGGCTCGGTTCGACCGACGACTCCATTCGAGATTCGAAGAGTGGCTGCCAGATTTTGTTTGTTGCTTGTCGGTGCTTGAACATATTGCCCAACCACAAGTGCTGGTTCAAGATTTACGAAGTATGGTTGGTTCGCGTAACATAGGCATTTATTTTGAGATTTTCAACGCGTTTAGGGCCTTTCAACGTCAGGAGATCTGGAGTATCCACTACGAGCAATGCAGTTACTTCTCGGAAAGCTCCTTCCGCCGGTTATTCACGTCTTCAGGGTTTCAGGTGCTTGAGGGTGGGGGGTGCTATGGTGAAGATCAATACTTGTACCTTGATTGCCTACCCGCTTCGGTTGCTGCGCCAGTATACGGTCAGAGCAACCTTCGACCAACGGTCATAAGCGATTATCAAGACTCAGGCGTCATCAACAATCTGCCACCAGAGATATCCCAGTTCGCCTGTTATTTTCGGCAGCGTTGTGAAATTTGGAGCGAGCGATTTCAGGACTACCGCCGACAAGGTAAGGCCGTTGTGTTTTGGGGTACAGGCGGCAAAGGAGTGACTTTCTTGAATTGTTGCCCATGCGCGTCAGCCATTGAAGTCGTGGCAGAGATCAATCCCGCCAAACAAGGCAAGTTTGTTCCCGGCAGCGCCCAAAAAATTGTAGCGCCAGAGGACTTAATAGACTATCAGCCCGATGTGATCATCGTCTCCAATGCACTCTATGAACAAGAGATACGCGATCAGGCATCTGCGCTGGGATTAAGGAGCGAGATTCATGTCGCCTGA